In Deltaproteobacteria bacterium, a single window of DNA contains:
- a CDS encoding electron transfer flavoprotein-ubiquinone oxidoreductase → MNNFFSLPEGYKNEEMETDILIVGGGSAGLSCAYQIQKKYNELKSGNDPVVSGKEAPMIIVLEKGSEIGAHSLSGAVLNPIALKELIPNYLELQCPIESAVTGDSVYYLTESSSLKLPMTPPPFKNHGNYILSISKFNRWLGGLCEAQGINIFPGFSAVEALYEGNKIVGVRTGDKGRDKDGTPKTNFEPGIIIKSKITIFAEGTRGSLFKAVSKKLNLRKGKNPEVFEEGVKEIIQCEKGSVVPGQVIHTMGYPLSKSIGGTFLYTLPEDKIILGLVAYLDTKDPYLDPHRELQKLKTHPFVQKFIKGGKVLAYGGKTLPAGGWYSMPQLFGEGWMVVGDSASMVDVQKLKGIHLSMKSGMLAGEVALESYLKDDASEKLLNNYEFKINQSFIKEELYRVRNFHQTLSKGMFKSLPLLALQELTGGRGLFDKLPVHEDAKTTATVMEIWGENAGNNKELKLPPLDGHLSMDKLSSVYLTGTIHDEHSPNHLLLQNSDTCRSVCEPKYKSPCTHFCPAAVYEMIPSEKYSDQKELKINYTNCIHCKTCDIKCPFENIDWTPPEGGGGPKYIET, encoded by the coding sequence ATGAACAATTTTTTTTCTTTACCTGAAGGTTATAAAAATGAAGAAATGGAAACCGATATCTTGATTGTCGGAGGTGGAAGTGCTGGTTTAAGTTGTGCCTATCAAATTCAGAAAAAATATAATGAACTTAAATCAGGGAATGATCCTGTAGTCTCTGGAAAAGAGGCCCCAATGATTATTGTACTTGAAAAAGGTTCTGAAATAGGGGCTCATAGTCTTTCCGGAGCTGTTTTAAACCCTATAGCTCTCAAAGAACTTATTCCCAACTATTTGGAGCTTCAGTGCCCAATTGAAAGTGCAGTAACTGGCGATTCAGTTTATTATTTGACGGAATCGTCTTCTCTAAAACTTCCAATGACACCTCCTCCATTTAAGAATCATGGTAATTATATTTTATCCATTTCAAAGTTTAACCGCTGGTTAGGAGGGCTGTGCGAAGCTCAAGGAATAAATATCTTTCCTGGTTTTTCAGCGGTAGAAGCCCTCTATGAAGGCAATAAAATCGTTGGAGTGAGGACTGGAGACAAGGGGAGAGATAAGGATGGCACGCCAAAAACAAATTTTGAACCTGGTATTATTATAAAATCTAAAATCACTATTTTTGCCGAAGGCACTAGAGGTTCTTTGTTTAAAGCCGTGAGTAAAAAACTAAATCTTCGAAAAGGAAAAAACCCTGAGGTTTTTGAAGAAGGTGTCAAGGAAATCATTCAATGTGAAAAAGGTTCTGTGGTTCCCGGTCAAGTGATTCATACGATGGGATACCCTTTATCTAAAAGCATTGGTGGTACTTTTCTTTATACATTGCCCGAAGATAAAATTATTTTGGGGTTAGTTGCCTATTTAGACACGAAAGATCCTTATCTGGATCCCCATAGAGAATTACAAAAATTAAAAACTCATCCCTTTGTTCAGAAGTTCATAAAAGGAGGAAAAGTACTTGCCTATGGAGGTAAGACCCTTCCAGCCGGGGGGTGGTATTCGATGCCTCAATTATTTGGGGAGGGTTGGATGGTTGTTGGAGATTCCGCTAGCATGGTTGATGTTCAAAAATTAAAAGGAATTCATCTTTCCATGAAATCAGGGATGCTGGCTGGAGAAGTAGCTTTGGAGTCCTACCTAAAAGATGATGCTTCTGAGAAGTTATTAAATAATTATGAATTTAAAATAAATCAAAGTTTTATTAAAGAGGAGCTTTATAGAGTCAGAAATTTTCATCAGACCCTTTCCAAGGGAATGTTTAAGTCCTTACCCTTGTTAGCGCTTCAGGAGTTAACCGGAGGAAGGGGTTTATTTGATAAATTGCCCGTTCATGAAGATGCTAAAACGACAGCCACTGTTATGGAAATTTGGGGAGAGAATGCTGGCAACAATAAGGAACTTAAACTTCCCCCGCTAGATGGCCATCTGTCTATGGATAAATTATCCAGCGTTTATCTGACTGGAACCATCCATGATGAGCACTCACCCAATCATTTATTGCTTCAAAATTCCGACACATGTAGATCAGTTTGTGAACCTAAATATAAGTCTCCTTGCACTCACTTTTGTCCCGCAGCTGTTTATGAAATGATTCCATCTGAAAAATATTCAGATCAAAAAGAATTGAAAATAAATTACACTAACTGTATACATTGCAAAACGTGCG
- a CDS encoding carbon-nitrogen hydrolase family protein, translating into MDKLKVAVASITSIDNVDENFRIIEKLTLQAKAKKAKIIFFPENCLFMRVKERTEIVSFQKDSVIIKKIQKLAAINKMTIHLGSVSFNLNNKNYNSSLLFDSAGRLTVSYSKIHLFDIKLKGHDPIKESDVYTPGTVPSIFTYQNWKFGQSICYDIRFSELYLKYFEKKVDVILIPAAFLKKTGECHWHILNRARAIENQCYVISSAQSGIHKSKMYKGLSRETYGHSLIVDPWGRIEVDLNKPNNIQIFSLERDKITQVREQIPMVQHRRNRVLSKSFFSLKIK; encoded by the coding sequence ATGGATAAATTAAAAGTTGCTGTGGCATCTATAACTTCAATCGACAATGTAGATGAAAATTTTAGAATCATTGAAAAATTGACATTACAAGCAAAAGCTAAAAAAGCTAAAATAATTTTTTTTCCTGAAAATTGTCTTTTTATGAGAGTTAAAGAAAGAACTGAAATTGTTAGTTTTCAAAAGGACTCAGTGATCATTAAAAAGATTCAGAAATTAGCGGCAATTAATAAAATGACAATTCATTTGGGATCAGTTTCTTTCAATTTAAATAATAAAAATTATAACTCTTCATTGTTATTTGATTCAGCCGGTAGACTCACCGTTTCTTATTCGAAAATTCATTTATTTGATATAAAGCTAAAGGGACACGACCCAATAAAAGAATCTGATGTTTATACTCCAGGAACGGTTCCATCTATTTTTACCTATCAAAATTGGAAGTTTGGTCAATCTATATGTTATGACATTAGATTTTCAGAACTTTATCTTAAGTATTTTGAAAAAAAAGTAGATGTTATTTTAATTCCAGCAGCTTTTTTAAAAAAAACGGGTGAATGCCATTGGCATATTTTAAATCGAGCCCGTGCTATTGAGAACCAATGTTATGTTATTTCGAGTGCTCAAAGCGGAATCCACAAGTCAAAAATGTATAAAGGATTGAGCAGAGAGACCTATGGTCATTCACTGATCGTTGATCCGTGGGGACGAATCGAAGTAGACTTGAACAAACCAAACAACATTCAAATTTTTTCTTTAGAAAGAGATAAAATAACACAGGTAAGAGAGCAAATTCCAATGGTTCAACATAGAAGAAACAGAGTGTTGTCTAAATCATTTTTTAGTCTTAAGATAAAATAG